In Ureibacillus thermophilus, the genomic stretch CAGCATGAAGTGTATAGTAAAGACCATTACCGCATTGGATTGTTAATTATTGAGTAGAGATATGAAGGGTGCCTTTTTATAAAGTGAACATTCTTATTTAAGTAGTACGGCTTAATTCTCGGAAAGGGATTAGGCCATTTTTTTATTTTTAGAGGGAGTGGGGAGAAATAAGGATGAGGCAGTATCCGAACAAAAAAGGGAGGTAAACGCACGAAATGAGGCAAAATACACACCAATAAGGAAGAAGAGACATTAAATGAAGCCGTATCTTCCTCTCCCAATCGAATCCCATCCAAACCGCGCCAAATAAAAAGAGCGAATTTCCACCATTCGCCCTTACTATTTATCCACAATCAAAAGAAATTTCTTAAAACCGCTACCGTTAATACCCCTGCAACCACTGTTTTTGATAAACTTTTCGTCCATAGGGCAATGAAAAGAGTAGGCACGAAAGCAATCGTACTTTCCCAATGCAGCGTGACAAATTTTCCTTCCGTATTGAAAAGCGATTGAAAGACCAACGCACTCAAAATGCAAACAGGAATAAACTGAAGCCACCGCAGCACTACTTTCGGCAACTCAATATTTCGCACTAAAATAAAGGGAATGACCCGGGGAAGCCACGTAACAAATGCGCACCCTAAAATTAATAAAAACATCATGAAAGTTGTCGTCATTTTTCAGTAATCACCCCAATAGTCGCCACAATAATCGTCGTTATAAGCACCGCTAAGTGGCTAGGCATGAAATAAGAAAGAATATATAAAATTCCAAAGACACAACCAATTAATTTTATATAATGCATGAGCTTATTCTTGCTTGCATTGGCTAAATTAAGTACAAGCAGAGCAATAAACATTGCAACTAACGCATAGTCAAGCCCCCAACGTTCCGGATTTGGAATCCAGTTTCCAACGAGTCCCCCAACAACACAAGATGCAATCCATGTCAAATAGGCGGTTAAATTTAAGCCATCCATCCACCGGCCGCCCAGCTGTTTTTCTTTTCCGGCTTTTGTAACGGCAACGCCAAAAGTTTCATCCGTCAAAAGCGACCCAAATCCGACATTGCGCAATGCTGAATAGCGGGTAAAATACGGGGCCACTGTAAGGGACATAAGAAAATGCCTCAAGTTCACAATAAATGTTGTAATGATGATGACGGACATTGGCGCCCCTGCTACATACAAGCCGGCAAAAATGAATTGGGCACTTCCCGCGTACACAAGAGCCGACAGCAAAAAAATTTCCAGAATGGATAGATTCGAAGCGATTCCTACCACACCAAAGGCAAAGCCAATACTGATGTATCCCAGCAAAGTTGGAATGCAATCTTTCATTCCTTGTATAAAAGAATCTTCTGTCGCTGTTTTTGGAATATCCTTCACTTCTTTGATTTCCGTTGTCATACCATTCCCCCCCATCCCTTTGATATTGAAACTTTATGAACGTTCTTTCGTTATACTTCAATGACTAATAATTGTGTACTATAATGATGAAAAATTAGTTTAATTATTACCAATTAATGCTAATTATAGTTATAATAAAATCGTCAGAATATTCTTCTTTTGTTTAATATAGTATACATTTGTCTTTTAAAATAGACAATAGGGTGGAACAAAAATGGAACGAATGAATCGCAATATTGGTATGCAATTAAAAAAAATTCGGAAAGAGCGCAGTTTAAGTTTGGATGATGTGGCAAAAGCTACGGATGTAAGTAAGGCGCAGCTTGCCCAAATTGAAAAAGGGGAAGCGAATCCAACCGTTTCTACGCTATGGAAAATTGCAGCAGGATTAAAAATCTCCTTTTCTTCTCTTTTACAGCCGCCAAAAACCCTTTTCCAAAAATATAGCGTAGACCCTTCGACTTACGTTTCTGAAGAAGACGGAAAATATCGCGTGTACTCTATCATTCCTTATGAGCCTGAACGAGGATGGGAATTTTATAAAATCGAAATGGAACCTGGAGTCATTCATAAGAGCGAACCCCATACAGAAGGAGTAGAGGAAACCGTAACAGTAATTAAAGGAGAAGCGGTTGTTCAATGCGGTGAATTGAAAGATCATTTAGTGGAAGGCGAGACCCTTGTTTTCTCTGCCACTGAACCACATCAGTATGAAAATCCAACTGATGAAGTAACCATTTTACATTTAATTATTCAGTATCGATAGAGGTGGAACTTGTGAGCGAGTGGTTTACCGCTGAAAATATAGAAGCTTTAGAAGCGCAGTACAGAACCTTTGGACCGTTGATTGGGATCCTTTTCCCATTTTTAGAAGCATTTTTGCCGTTTCTACCTCTAGTAGTATTTGTTGTAGCAAATGCAAATTCCCATGGCTTATGGTTCGGGTTTTTATTTTCCTGGATAGGAACCGTATTAGGCTCTTATTCTGTCTTTCTGTTTGTCCGGAAATTTGGAAAAAGACCGAGAGTGCAAAAATTTATCAAATATGAGAAAATGCAAAAACTCATCCGCTGGGTGGATATGAAGGGGATAGCTCCGTTATTTATTCTGCTGTGTTTTCCATTCACTCCATCAGTGCTCGTCAATATTGTCGCAGGGCTATCCAACATAAAGAAAAAAGTGTATTTAGTTGTGTTGATGTCGGGAAAATTCGTCATGATTTTAACGATTAGCTTGCTGGGATACGATATTAGTGAGTTGATCCGAAGCCCGATTCGATTAATTTTTGCCGCTGTTGCCATCTTTTTGTTGTGGATGATTGGAAAACTGATTGAGAAATATTTAAATAATCGGGTAGAAAGGGAATTAAGAGAGGTATCTAAGTTAAGAAAACAAAAAAGGTTGAAAACAACTCATAAAAAATAATTCTGCAAAGGGGGCATCTGAAAAGTCATTCCAAGACGCCCTCTTTGCGGCTTTAGCTAGAGTTTTGCCGCAGATAAATTGCGACGAGGAGGCGCGTTTTGTGACCACCGCAGGGAAAGTGTTTAAGAGAATATTCCTATAAGAAGTAAGGTTGTTTCCGAAAGTGTTCGACTTTCTGGACAGCCTTTTTTATGTCTTCTGCGAAAAATAGATAAAAAAATATACTATAATGAAAATACGATTTTTCATTAAGAAGGAGGAGCAGTATGTCATTACGAATTATCAGCGGACGGGCAGGGACAGGGAAGACCACCTTTATCCATAAGGAAATTGTGGAGGAAGTTAAGGCTAATCCTTTTGGTTCACCTATTTTTTTAATTGTTCCCGACCAAATGTCCTTTTCAACGGAATATCAGTTAACGAATCATTATGGCATACAAGGATTAATCCGCGCGCAAGTGATGACGTTTAAACGATTGTCATGGCATATTTTGCAGGAAACTGGCGGCATTGCGAAAGATAAAGTAGATAAAATTGGATACCGGATGCTCTTAAGACGCTTGCTGGAAGAAAATAAAGATCAATTTTCTTTATTTCGCCAAGCTGCTGATAAGCGCGGATTTACAGAAGAAATTGAAAAGATGATTCGGGAATTTAATCAATTTAATATTGACAGCCAAACGTTGGAAGAAGCCATCAAAACATTTGAACAATCTGATGCTCCCCAAACGTTGATTGCCAAATCAAAAGACTTAAACATTATCCTCCAAAAGCTGGAAGAAATTTTAGGGGATCGTTATATAGAAGGAGACGGGCTTTATCCGTTTTTAATTCAGCAAATGAAAAACTCTGAAAAACTAAAAGATACCCATGTTTATATTGATGGATTTACATTTTTTACGGTACGGGAATTTGAAATTGTGAAACAGTTATTAACTTTAACAAAACGAGTAACCGTTGTTCTTCCTTTTGAAAATGAAAATGATAAAGACAATGAACAAGCGGTGTTTTATCGTGCTTCGTTGATGTACGACAAATTACGACAAGAAGCGGTAAAATTAGGAATCGAAGTGGAACCTCGGATACATATGCAAACCACATATCGCTATCAAAATTTTGATTTGCAGCATATTGAACAGGAGTTTCATCAACCGGTTCCTAAAAAGTTGAGAGCGGAAGGATTTGTTCAAATTATTGAAGGAGCCAATCGCCGCGCGGAAGTTCATGGCATTGCCCGGGAAATAAAAAGATTGGTGCAAGAAGAAGGCGTCCGCTATCGAGATATAGGAATCATGTATCGTCAAGCAGACGTATATGATCCGCTTATTTCGACGATTTTCGCGCAATATGACATTCCGGTATTTACCAATGAGAAGAAACCAATGCTTCATCATCCATTAATTGAATTCAGCCGTTCCATTTTAGAAGTGATTACTTCTAATTGGAAGTATGAACCGATTTTCCGCAGCGTCAAAACAGATTTATTTTTCCCATTGAATTCAGATGTGAAAGAAATGCGGGAGAAAGCGGATGTATTTGAAAACTTCGTCATCGCCCAAGGAATTTATGGGAATCGATGGATGCAGGATGAACGATGGATTTATAAAAAGTATCGCGGATTTGAGTTTGTGACAACGAAGCAAACGGATGAAGAACTTAAGGTGCAAGCAATTATCGATGAAATGAAAGAATATGTTCGGAAGCCTCTATTAAAATTCGAAAGAGAATTAAAGAAAGCGCGCAATGGAAAAGAAATTGCCTTCGCATTATTTTCGTGCATGGATGAATTGCAAGTGTTTGAAAAGCTGCAAGCCTTAAAAGAGAAAGAGATGGAAAAAGGACGGCTGGAAGAGGCGATGGAGCATGACCAGGCTTGGAACGAGTGGGTGAATGTTCTTGAGCAATTTGTTGTGATGTTTGGGGATCAGTCTTTACCCCTTGAGGATGCGGCAAAAATTTTAGATGAAGGGTACGATGCCCTTGCATTCTCTAAAATTCCGCCTGCCATTGATGAAGTGACGGTATCCCAATTGGAATTTTCCCGCTTTGACAATATGAAAGTGGTGTTCGTCATCGGCGTAAATGATGGCGTATATCCAATGCGGATTGACTATGAAGGGCTTATAAATGATATGGACAGGGAATGGTTTTCAAACATTGACATTGAATTGCTACCAACTTCGAAACACCGGTTAATGGAGGAAAACTTCTACATTTACCGTGCCTTTTCTTCCCCGACCCATCGATTATATGTAACCTATTCCGCCAGCGATGAGGAAAGCAAGGCGTTATTGCCATCGTTGTATGTTCAGCGATTGCACAATTTATTCGAAGTCAATGGTGAAAGCACTTTGCCTCATCATCGAATCTTTATTGACCCAATTGAAGAATGGGAGAAGTCGAAAATTTTATCTTACTTAAGACATCCAAGAACATCCCTTGCTTACTTAATGACCCAATTAAAACAGGCGGATGGCTTGAAATTGGATTCAGAATGGAAAGCGCTGAAAGCTTTTTATGAACAAAGCGGGGAATGGAAACCGGTACTTGAGCTTGTGATGAAGCCGCTTAAAGAAAAAAAACATTCTGAACCATTAAAACAGGCATTAACGGAAGAACTGTATGGGGACGAAATGACTTCCAGCGTGTCGCGGATTGAAAAATATTTCAGCTGTCCATTTGCCCATTTTGCAACCTATGGACTTCATTTGCAGGAGCGGCCGGAGTTTCGCTTAGAAACCTTTGAAATGGGAGATTTGTTCCATGAAGCGTTAAAATGGATTTCCATGGAAACGAACCGATTAAATTTGCCGTGGAATAAATTGACGAGGGAACAATGTGCGCACCTTGCCCGGGAAGCGGTGGAGCGCATTGTGCCGGCTTTTTCCCATCAAATTTTATTAAGCAGTTCCCGCTACCGCTATATACAGCGTAAACTGATGCGCATTATTGAGAGAACGATGATCGCCCTTTCCCAACATGCGAAAAGCTCCTTCTTTAAACCGATTGCGGTGGAGGCAGCTTTTGGTCCGAAAGAACAATTGCCGCCTCTCGAAATTCCTTTAAAAGGCGGCCGGAGAATGAAACTTAGAGGTCGCATTGACCGGATTGACCATGCAAAGGTGGGCGAAAAATCGTATTTGCGCGTTATTGACTATAAATCTTCTGGCAGAGATTTAGATTTGAATGAAGTATATTATGGCATTTCATTGCAATTATTGACCTATTTGGATGTGGCGGTGGAAAATTCGTTCATCTTATTGAAAGAATCCGCCTTGCCAGCGGGTGTTCTTTACGTTCATGTTCAAAATCCTCTATTAAAAGTGGAGAAAGAATTGAATGATTTAGAGTTTGAGGAAGAACGGCTGAAAATGTTCAAAATGAAAGGGTTGCTTGCAGAAGATCAAGAGGCTGTCATTGCCATGGATGAACGCTTAGAAGAAGATGGCAAGTCAATTATTATTCCTGCATCCTTTACGAAGAAGCAGGAGTTTGCCAAAACGTCAAAAGTTGTACCGCCGGATGCAATGCAAGATTTGCGCAAATTCGTCCGCAGAAAACATCAAGAAGCTGGGGAATCCATTTTAAGTGGAGATACATCTATTCGACCATTTAAATTAAAAGATAAAACAGCTTGCGATTATTGCCAGTTTAAGTCGGTTTGCCAATTTGATCCTGCAGAGGATGCGTACTTGCGTCTTGAGGTAGATAAAATGCCAAACGTGATTGAAAAAATTCGAAGGGAGTTGAAGGAAGATGAATCCGATTCCTATTAAACCAAAAGATGCCACATGGACAGACGAGCAATGGAAAGCGATTTGGGCAACAGGGCAGGATATTCTTGTTTCTGCGGCGGCTGGGTCAGGAAAAACGGCGGTGCTTATCAACCGGATGATCGAAAAGGTCATTGCGAAAGAAAATCCGATTAATGTGGACGAGCTGCTTGTGGTGACCTTTACAAACGCTGCTGCGGCAGAAATGCGCCATCGACTTGCAAAGGCACTGGAAAAGGAAATCGCAAAAGACCCGCACAATGCCCACTTGCGAAAGCAGCTGAGCCTTGTCAACAAAGCCCAAATTTCCACATTGCACTCCTTTTGCTTATCTATCGTTCGGCAATATGCCTATTTGATTGATATTGACCCGGGATTCCGCATTGCCAGTGAAGGGGAAGTTTCGCTTTTGCGGGATGATGTGTTAAAAGACGTCATGGAAGAAGCGTACAGCGCCGAAGATGAAGCAGAAGCCGCTCGCATTTACCGGTTAGTGGACAGCTTCACCTCCGACCGGGATGACCAGGAAATTGAAAAGTTGATAGAGCAATTATATGACAATGCGCGTGTTCATCCGGCACCGGAAAAATGGCTTCATTCCCTTGTGGAGCAATATCAGCTTTCTGAGGACGTAACGGTGGATGATTTACCTTTCATCAATTATGTGAAAAATTCCATTGCATTTCAGTTGGAAGAAGCTCGGTCGCACCTTTTAGCGGTGAGAAAGTATGCTTTAATGCCAGATGGGCCGCATGCCTACGGAGAAACAGTGGAATTGGATTTGGCCCTTATTCAAGAGGCATTGCGGCGCATCCGTTCTTCTTGGCAAGAAGCTTATGAATTTTTTGCTGTGTTAAAATGGGAAACCCTTGCGCGGATGCCGAAAGATTCCTGCGATGAAGAATTGAAAAAGAAAGCGCAAGAGAAACGGAATAAAGCAAAAGAAATTGTAAAAAAAATTCAAGAAACGTATTTTGTGCGGAAACCAGAGCGCCTGATTCAAGAAATCCGTCTGATGGCTCCAACGATTGAAACATTGGTGGAACTTACGCTGAAATTTGGCGAAAAGTTTAAACGGGCGAAATTGGAAAAAGGCATTTTAGATTTTTCAGACCTTGAACATTATGCCCTCGACATTTTAACGGTGGAAGAAAACGGAGAAATGAAACCCTCCCCTGTTGCTTTAGAATTCCAAGGGCGGTTTAAAGAAGTGCTTGTGGATGAATACCAAGATACGAATATGTTGCAAGAGACAATTTTACAGCTTGTAAAAAGCGGCGATGAAAGCAACGGGAATCTATTTATGGTAGGGGATGTGAAGCAGTCAATTTACCGCTTCCGTCTAGCGGAACCAATGCTCTTTTTGCATAAGTATTTAACTTTTGAAGAAGAGCCGAAAACAAGTGGGCTAAAAATTGATTTAAACGCCAATTTCCGCAGCAGGAAAGAAGTCCTTTATGGAACGAACTATATTTTCGAACAAGTGATGGGCGAAAAAGTAGGAGAAATTTCTTATGATGAGAAAGCCGCATTAAAACCGAGTGCGCCGTACAATGAATTAGATATGCCGGTGGAGTTGGCCATTATACATGAGGAACAGCCGGATGCTTCATCGGAAAATGAAGAAGATGAAGATTTCGATCAAATCATGGAAGAAGAAATGAAAAAATCTCAACAAGAAGCCCGCTTTATTATTCAACGCATCAAGGAGCTAATGGAATCGGGGGCGACTGTCTATGATACGAAACAAAAAGATCAAAAAAAGCGCATCCGTCCATTAAAGTACAGCGATATTGTCATCCTTATGCGATCTATGACATGGTCCGGCGATATTATTGAAGAATTTAAAAAGGCCAATATTCCGTTATATGCGGAAAGTTCCAAAGGCTATTTTGAAGCGTTGGAAGTCATGATCATGATGAATTTATTAAAAGTCATCGACAATCCATATCAAGACATTCCTTTGGCATCCGTTTTACGGGCTCCCTTTGTGGGACTGAAGGAAAATGAATTGGCACTCATTCGTTTAACCGACAAAAATGCGCCTTTTTATGAAGCGGTGAAAAAATTTGTGGAAAACGAGCAATCAGGGCTTGAAGCTGAAACGCAGGCAAAGCTTGAGAAGTTTTTGCAGCAGCTTGACGTATGGAGGGATTTGGCTCGCCGCGGCAGCCTTTCTGATTTAATTTGGAAAATTTATTTAGACACCCATTATTATGAAATGGTTGGAGCCATGTCAAACGGCAAACAGCGGCAAGCCAATTTGCGTGCGCTCCATGACCGGGCATTAACCTTTGAAAAATCTTCCTATCGTGGATTATTCCGATTTTTGCGTTTCATTGATCGAATGAAAGCGCGTGGGGAAGATTTAGGCGTCGCCAAGTCCATTGGGGAGAAGGATGATGTGGTGCGTTTAGTGACGATTCACTCCTCCAAAGGGCTTGAGTATCCAGTGGTGTTTGTGGCGGGACTAGGCAATCGTTTTAATTTAAGAGATTTTAATGAACCTTATTTATTTGACCAAAATTTTGGCCTTGCTGTAAAAGCCATCGATCCGGATAACCGAATCATGTACACTTCTTTGCCGTTTTTTGCCATCAAAGAAAAGAAAAAATTGGAATTAATTGCAGAGGAAATGCGGATTTTATATGTGGCGATGACTCGGGCGAAAGAACGGCTGATTCTCGTCGGTTCTGTGAAAGATTGGGAAAAAGCGATGCAAGCTTGGTGTGAAATGCAAAGTTTGCCTCCGGATGAAATGCTACCAGATTATGTGAGAGCACGGGCGAGAAGCTATCTTGATTGGATTGGTCCGGCCATCGCAAGACATAAAGTTTTTAAAGAATATAGTCATGGGGATTATGTACCGTTAGAACATCCATCCACATGGAAAATAATGGTTATTTCTAATGGGACATTCATGAAAAAATCCATTGATGAGGAAGAAACAGCAAACGAAGAAATGATGGAAGATGTGGATGAAACATTGCTGGAAGAATTGAATCGCCGCTTTACTTACGTCTATCCATTTGAACGGGCGACGAAGAAAAAATCAAAAACAAGCGTATCCGAAATGAAGCGAGTTGAAAATTTGCAGCATGAGGAAGAAGCGGAATATATAAGGATGATCATTAAAAATCGCAATAAATCCCTCGTTAAACGTCCGGCATTTATGCAGGAAAAACAAATTTCTGCAGCAGAAATCGGAACGGCGATGCATACTGTGATGCAGCATGTGCCGCAAAAAGGATTTGAAAATACAGAAGAAGCGCAGCATTTTCTTGATGAGCTTGTCGAAAAGCAATTAATCACAGAAGAAGAACGGAAAGCCATCGAACTCGAAAAACTGCTTCATTTCTTTCAAACACCGATTGGAAAACGATTTAGCAGTGCGAAACAATTGAATCGAGAACTGCCTTTTACCTTAAGTGTGAAGGATGCAGACGGCGATTCCCAAATCATTCAAGGGATTGTCGATTGCTTGATGCAAGATGAAGAAGGAAAATGGGTGCTTCTTGATTACAAAACAGATAAAATCTTGCCTTCTTTTGCGGAAGAAAAGGCATTGATTCAGGAAATGACTAAGCGCTACGGGGTGCAAATCCGCCTATATACAGAAGCGGTGGAGAAGATTTTGCAAATTCAAGTAGATGAAAAAGTTCTTTACTTGTTCGATGCAGGGAAAGCGGTGCCGTTACAGTCGTTAGGTTGAAACAAAATTTGGCGGTTTTTCTTGTAAGTACATTGGGAAAATGATAGTTTTATGGTATTTAGGAGGTCGAATGAAATGTTTCAACCAACGACTTTGAATGAAAGAATCCAAACGCTCGATATCATCCGGGGCGTGAGTTTGCTCGGCATTTTGCTTGTCAATATATTTGCCTTTTCCCTGCCCCTTCCTCATGTGCAGGATTTAAACAGTTGGTTTACGGATATTCATGACCAGTTGAATTATCAAAAGCTTGATATATATGTACAAGGCAGCTTTTATCCTTTGTTTTCAATGCTTTTTGGATATGGGTTGGCCATGCAGTACATGAAGGCACAGCAGCGAACAGGGGCGAAGTTTTATTCTTTCGCCGCAAAACGCCTTCTTATCCTCATGATGATCGGACTTATGCATGCTTTTCTTCTTTGGTGGGGCGACATCATTACACTGTACGCAGTTTTCGGATTATTTGTAATTTTATTGTTGCGGTTCTCAAGCGGCTTGCTTCTCTCCGTTGCATTGATTTTAAATGGATTTTTCCATGTCTTAATCATCTTGCTTTATGCAATGTCAGGGATTGCAACAAGTGAATATGAAACTTTTGTTGATATCAGTGCAATCGAAAATGCCATCACCGCTTACGGCGTTGGAACATGGACAGATGCATTTCTTCAACGTTTGCAAGATTTATCGGTGCAGATGTCTCCTGCCATGTGGGTGAGTGCAGTGTTTACAATCTTTCCTTATATGTTGGTTGGAGCGGCAGCGGCAAAGTGGCGTTTAGTAGAACGGGCGAAGGAATTAAAAGGGTTGTGGATTTTCCTTGCCGTATTTTGCATTGCCGTAGGGCTTTTCCTTAAAAGCTTCCCATTCCATGCAACTCGGACTTATTTATGGGAGTATATTCGTGTATATGTGGGAGGGCCGATGCTTGCTGTCGGATATGCATCCCTTATTGCCGTCCTCTGCCTCATCCCCTTTGTACCGAAATTATTAAGTCCAATTGCGAAAGCCGGCCGCATGTCTTTAACCCTATATATCATGCAGTCCATCATTTGTACGCTTTTATTTTACCATTATGGTTTTGGCCTTTACGGAAAAGTGGATGTAGTGATGGGGATTGTGATAGCCATCAGCATTTATATAGTTCAGGCCGCTTTTGCGGAAATATGGTTTATAAAGTTCCGCCAAGGTCCGCTGGAGTATATTGTCAAGCGGCTGGCTTATGGAAAAACATTAAAGAAAGTTGAGCCATAACTCTTTTTTTCATGTAATATTGTATTAATACTAGAATTACAATTTGTGAAAATGAAAAGGGGCTATTACTAATGAAAATTTTATCCTTCAAATTCAATCATCAAGTAAAATTCGGTCCAAAGGTAAAAAAAGAGGAAGCTGTTTGGGATGTGTTGGCGATTCAATCAGCTTTTCAAGTGTTCCCATCTTTCCCGCAAACGATTATTGAAGGAATTGCATTAGGGTATGATTTTGTTGAAAAGATTCGAAGATTAGTAGAAGTAGCGGAAAAATCCGATCAAGCGGAAAATTTCAAATTATCCTTTCATGAAGTAGAGTGGCTGGCACCAATTCCGAGAACGCCGAAAAATATTATTTGTGTAGCGAAAAACTATGATGAACATGCAAAGGAAATGGGAGGAGAAGCTGCGCCATCCGAATTAGTCATTTTCACAAAATCTCCGACGACAATTGCTGCTGCCAATCAAGTGCTGCCAATCCATGCAGACAAAACCAACTCCCTTGACTATGAAGGAGAACTAGCGGTTGTCATCGGGAAAACGGGAAAAAACATTCCTGTAAATTTAGCCTATGATTATATTTTCGGCTACACGATTGCCAATGATATTA encodes the following:
- a CDS encoding DUF418 domain-containing protein; its protein translation is MFQPTTLNERIQTLDIIRGVSLLGILLVNIFAFSLPLPHVQDLNSWFTDIHDQLNYQKLDIYVQGSFYPLFSMLFGYGLAMQYMKAQQRTGAKFYSFAAKRLLILMMIGLMHAFLLWWGDIITLYAVFGLFVILLLRFSSGLLLSVALILNGFFHVLIILLYAMSGIATSEYETFVDISAIENAITAYGVGTWTDAFLQRLQDLSVQMSPAMWVSAVFTIFPYMLVGAAAAKWRLVERAKELKGLWIFLAVFCIAVGLFLKSFPFHATRTYLWEYIRVYVGGPMLAVGYASLIAVLCLIPFVPKLLSPIAKAGRMSLTLYIMQSIICTLLFYHYGFGLYGKVDVVMGIVIAISIYIVQAAFAEIWFIKFRQGPLEYIVKRLAYGKTLKKVEP
- a CDS encoding fumarylacetoacetate hydrolase family protein, yielding MKILSFKFNHQVKFGPKVKKEEAVWDVLAIQSAFQVFPSFPQTIIEGIALGYDFVEKIRRLVEVAEKSDQAENFKLSFHEVEWLAPIPRTPKNIICVAKNYDEHAKEMGGEAAPSELVIFTKSPTTIAAANQVLPIHADKTNSLDYEGELAVVIGKTGKNIPVNLAYDYIFGYTIANDITARDVQDRHQQYFLGKSLDATCPMGPYIVTKDEIPNPQNLTIVTKVNGEVRQNGNTEDMMFPIDRLISIISHHVTLEPGDVILTGTPKGVGKGMNPPQFLKSGDEVRISIEDIGTLTNRFE